From Vigna unguiculata cultivar IT97K-499-35 chromosome 5, ASM411807v1, whole genome shotgun sequence, the proteins below share one genomic window:
- the LOC114183220 gene encoding uncharacterized ATP-dependent helicase C29A10.10c isoform X2: MRKSIKIFLVYSNLFYRHSLEALQDGELEKQRRYFLYFLLHQVPVGSNFSVLTRKLSCQIALHIVHRGYKMNPPCPPFECAHMWGPSLVSSLKDSSLHSSLRQPAFDLIQTIIVSDATALMHSVLNGCTTLRTDRGIIDEVIELDDENDDICLPSFPDSEENDSSSSWSHFKVQNGITSQDCRQWICIPMLWVDVLVDINPSILPISFSKAVFWARSRFPLVEYENTAEMVLPNRSFLSSYAPEISSSFGWKVPTGSDDGGDGNKSKNSVEVLTMSRPLLRTFIRLTAHFLVQIRHGELRSQWTWEPLMSESLILSLLDPNDDVRQFGKSMLEQISDTRGLSSGLKFLCSHKTSLHATILGLKHAMELVQLDSVLLKFHMLHHFWFLLCKLLKDEGLLAVELPENTHSELRMPKFSSQGGFLKQPDFSSLPENVIENAANVEQRRKEKFGCLLCEMAWQIFCRCLVNGKNFIDYNLCQMTCVRLLEILPVLVNKLYLSGDKEMGNLTMLVQNKLNFKWLHDLMEWGKSSLKVVIVYWKRAVTDILNQFKASCDKTSLSTIMTIENLILNDGYTLEELTEQVSCLSVSLSRERSHSSKEATVNSESLVSERFPFEKGCFSSDVHSSSMEYIDLQNLDSKIVIGNKSTDSVIILSDDEVEPKVSSKKDILSVGEDVHHISDCNIVSHDFGTSLPAAEPSNQNVSFIKTSKKTKESLQKKASFGNLNDKPVVTSFIDSKGSGSYRKEASSKSKDMNNLTKLSDEGANAKNLNKTRGSMAPKTVDTVSSACSKMLRDTDADDDPLETALKSAGRVQLHVPKPTILKRQVIQLKTPFENKSGYLRKLEDPMKRFRPLRLDDWYKAILEIDYFATIGLSSKRKDENQTVNKLKEVPVYFQSPEQYVEIFQPLVLEEFKAQLQNSFLEMSSWEEMLYGVLSVMSIERIDDFHMVRCVHDDGDSAKCRSFAENDFLLLTKDPPQKSSHDVHMVGKVERREKDNKRGSSIILIKFYFQNGSLRLNQARRNLTERSKWHVCRIMSITPQMREFHALSSIKDIPLLPIILNPVNNSFCFNECKEVDLNNLCQSLQQTLRSTFNDSQLQAISVAIGRAKAKKTIQLCLIQGPPGTGKTRTIVAIVSALLASQPKMSCLKNPFDENLCQNSSAYSRPKVSQNAAIARAWQDAALARQSANDMQNSSTSFGNYVRQRVLICAQSNAAVDELVARISSHGLYGSNGKMYKPYLVRVGNAKTVHSNSLPFFIDTLVDQRVAEERMHSNVVNSDLGVDSSAMLRSKLEKLVDSIRFYEAKRANSKDQNSNVKSHLYNDSLRTNEKEMSETEIEMELRKLYDKKRQIYKDLCNVQTQEKKANEETKALRNKMRKAILKEAEIVVTTLSGCGGDLYGVCSERMLNSKFGGTSEHTLFDAVVIDEAAQALEPATLIPLQLLKSSGTKCIMVGDPKQLPATVLSNVASKFLYECSMFERLQKAGHPVIMLTEQYRMHPEICKFPSLHFYDNKLLNGSQMSNKSAAFHQINGLGPYVFYDIIDGQEVRGKSSGVMSLCNEHEADAAVEVLKLFKKRYPAEFVGGRIGVITPYKSQLSLLRSRFLNAFGSLSAADIEFNTVDGFQGREVDILLLSTVRAAHSGVTASKVNSNSIGFVADVRRMNVALTRAKLSLWILGNARTLQTNQNWAALLKDAEERNLIMRAKMPYHSMFKTDKSNCFVENFDNHARPLKHEKKVKDRDQTVNKILVHGKDTVERKKKCVASEVWDRNKGNGDENSSSGLGKYAPCKGRKSEDEHFSIARHENRSSCSDMLAMSGPQICDGGREGKDKSKVSMGNKTLGKRQLKFQQSRNNLDCPVEEAGGGQKVSKRPTLHSGGNKSSSTEISVSSMKSSDKEKDPVDQGTASNKNKVDEVSKRKQQREAVDAILYSSLISTKKEDTGTKVSAKRPFSSSVASRSIKLSKTKSARSNQ, encoded by the exons ATGAGAAAATCCATAAAGATATTTTTGGTCTATTCCAACCTTTTCTACAGGCAT TCTCTTGAAGCTTTGCAAGATGGAGAGCTTGAAAAGCAGCGTAggtattttctctattttttgcTCCATCAAGTGCCAGTGGGCAGTAACTTCAGCGTTCTAACAAGAAAATTGTCATGTCAG ATAGCGCTTCATATTGTACACAGAGGTTACAAGATGAACCCGCCTTGTCCTCCCTTTGAGTGTGCACATATGTG GGGGCCTTCCCTTGTGTCATCTCTGAAGGACTCTTCGCTCCACAGTTCTTTAAGGCAACCTGCATTTGACCTTATACAGACCATCATAGTTTCAGATGCTACTGCATTAATGCATTCAGTGCTGAATGGCTGCACAACTCTGAGGACTGATCGTGGCATTATAGATGAGGTCATTGAGTTggatgatgaaaatgatgatatTTGTCTGCCATCATTTCCAGACAGCGAAGAGAATGATAGTAGTAGTTCTTGGAGTCACttcaaagttcaaaatggaATAACTTCTCAAGATTGCCGACAGTGGATATGCATTCCCATGTTATGGGTTGATGTTTTAGTTGATATTAATCCCTCAATCCTTCCAATTTCATTTTCCAAAGCTGTTTTCTGGGCACGATCTCGTTTTCCTTTGGTAGAATATGAGAATACTGCAGAAATGGTGCTTCCAAACAGATCTTTCCTTTCATCTTATGCTCCAGAAATTTCCTCTTCATTCGGGTGGAAGGTTCCAACTGGATCTGATGATGGTGGGGATGGAAACAAATCAAAAAACTCAGTTGAAGTGTTGACTATGTCTCGTCCTTTATTAAGAACATTTATTAG GTTAACTGCACATTTTTTAGTTCAGATAAGACATGGAGAACTTCGAAGTCAGTGGACTTGGGAACCATTGATGAGTGAAAGCTTAATCCTTTCACTTTTAGATCCGAATGAT GATGTTAGACAATTTGGAAAGTCTATGTTAGAACAAATTTCAGATACTCGGGGTCTTTCAAGTGGATTGAAATTTCTTTGTTCTCACAAGACCTCTTTGCATGCAACTATTCTGGGCCTCAAGCATGCTATGGAACTG GTGCAACTGGATTCTGTTCTGTTGAAGTTTCATATGCTACATCATTTTTGGTTTCTTTTATGCAAATTACTCAAAGATGAGGGTCTACTTGCCGTAGAGTTGCCAGAAAATACACATAGTGAGTTAAGAATGCCAAAATTCTCCTCACAGGGTGGGTTTTTAAAGCAGCCAGATTTCAGTTCTTTGCCTGAGAATGTTATTGAAAATGCTGCTAATGTTGAAcaaagaagaaaggaaaagtTTGGATGTTTGCTATGTGAAATGGCATGGCAAATTTTCTGTAGATGCTTGGTAAATGGAAAAAACTTCATTGATTACAATCTTTGCCAG ATGACTTGTGTAAGATTACTTGAGATTCTCCCTGTTCTTGTCAATAAACTTTATCTATCTGGTGATAAAGAGATGGGGAATCTCACAATGCTTgtacaaaataaattgaatttcaaatgGCTTCATGATCTTATGGAATGGGGGAAGTCATCACTTAAAGTTGTAATTGTATATTGGAAGCGTGCTGTTACTGATATCCTGAATCAGTTCAAAGCTTCTTGTGATAAAACTTCTCTGTCAACAATCATGACCATAGAAAATCTTATTTTGAATG ATGGTTATACTTTGGAAGAATTGACAGAACAAGTGTCATGCCTGTCCGTTTCTTTATCTAGGGAGAGATCTCATAGTTCTAAAGAGGCAACCGTTAACTCTGAGTCATTGGTATCTGAAAGATTTCCATTTGAGAAGGGCTGTTTTTCTTCAGATGTTCATTCTTCATCCATGGAGTATATAGACTTACAAAATCTGGACTCTAAAATTGTGATCGGCAACAAAAGCACTGACAGTGTAATTATTCTTTCCGATGATGAAGTGGAACCAAAAGTTTCTTCCAAGAAGGACATTTTATCTGTTGGTGAGGATGTTCATCACATTTCTGATTGCAATATTGTGTCCCATGATTTTGGTACTAGCTTACCAGCTGCTGAACCTTCAAACCAGAATGTTTCATTCATTAAAACTTCGAAGAAAACGAAGGAGTCCTTACAGAAAAAGGCCAGTTTTGGTAATTTAAATGATAAGCCTGTGGTGACTTCGTTTATTGATTCAAAAGGCTCAGGCAGTTATAGGAAAGAagcaagttcaaaatccaaggATATGAACAACTTGACAAAGCTTTCGGATGAAGGTGCCAATgctaaaaatttgaataaaactcGTGGCAGCATGGCTCCCAAAACTGTTGACACTGTGTCGAGTGCTTGCAGTAAAATGTTACGTGATACAGATGCAGATGATGATCCCCTAGAGACTGCATTGAAATCTGCGGGACGCGTCCAGTTGCATGTACCAAAGCCTACAATTTTGAAAAGACAAGTTATTCAACTCAAAACACCTTTTGAAAACAAATCTGGTTATCTTCGTAAATTGGAGGATCCAATGAAAAGATTCAGGCCACTAAGGTTGGATGATTGGTATAAAGCTATTCTTGAGATAGATTATTTTGCAACAATTGGGTTGTCATCCAAGAGAAAAGACGAAAATCAAACTGTTAACAAATTAAAGGAAGTTCCTGTATATTTTCAATCTCCTGAACAGTATGTTGAGATATTTCAGCCGTTAGTTTTGGAGGAGTTCAAAGCACAACTACAaaattcttttcttgaaatgTCTTCATGGGAGGAGATGCTTTATGGAGTCCTTTCTGTGATGTCAATTGAGAGAATTGATGATTTCCATATGGTACGCTGTGTCCATGATGATGGTGATTCTGCAAAATGTAGGAGCTTTGCTGAAAATGACTTTCTTTTGCTAACAAAAGATCCTCCTCAAAAATCTTCTCATGATGTTCATATGGTTGGAAAG GTTGAAAGGCGtgaaaaagacaataaaagGGGTTCAAGTATTATTCTCATCAAATTCTATTTTCAAAATGGTTCTTTGCGATTAAATCAAGCTAGAAGGAATCTCACTGAACGAAGTAAATGGCATGTTTGCCGTATAATGAGCATTACCCCACAAATGCGAGAATTTCATGCGTTGTCATCAATAAAAGATATCCCTTTGCTTCCTATCATTTTGAATCCTGTCAACAATTCCTTTTGTTTCAACGAATGTAAAGAAGTAGATCTCAACAATTTGTGCCAGTCATTGCAGCAAACTCTGAGGTCAACATTTAATGATAGCCAACTTCAAGCAATAAGTGTTGCTATTGGAAGGGCCAAAGCAAAAAAGACTATTCAATTATGTCTCATTCAGGGTCCTCCAG GAACTGGGAAGACTCGGACTATTGTTGCAATTGTCAGTGCTCTTCTAGCTTCTCAACCAAAGATGAGTTGTCTAAAAAATCCGTTTGATGAAAACTTGTGCCAAAATTCTTCTGCATACTCAAGACCGAAGGTTAGTCAGAATGCTGCCATTGCAAGGGCATGGCAAGATGCAGCATTGGCCAGACAGTCGGCCAATGATATGCAAAATTCATCAACATCTTTTGGAAATTATGTGAGACAGAGAGTGCTTATCTGTGCTCAATCTAATGCTGCAGTGGATGAATTGGTGGCAAGAATTTCTAGCCATGGTCTTTATGGCAGTAATGGGAAAATGTACAAGCCTTATCTCGTGAGGGTTGGAAATGCAAAAACAGTTCATTCAAACTCACTGCCATTCTTTATTGATACATTAGTTGATCAACGTGTAGCTGAAGAGAGGATGCATTCAAATGTTGTGAATAGTGATTTAGGGGTAGATTCATCAGCCATGCTGCGGTCTAAATTAGAGAAACTAGTTGATTCTATTAGGTTTTACGAAGCCAAGCGTGCTAACTCAAAGGATCAGAATTCTAATGTTAAAAGTCATCTGTATAATGACTCTCTTAGGACAAATGAGAAGGAAATGTCAGAGACAGAAATTGAAATGGAGTTACGGAAACTGTACgataaaaaaagacaaatatatAAAGATCTTTGTAATGTTCAGACTCAGGAGAAGAAAGCCAATGAAGAAACCAAGGCTCTTAGGAATAAGATGCGGAAGGCTATACTAAAGGAAGCTGAAATAGTGGTAACTACATTGAGTGGCTGTGGTGGGGATCTTTATGGGGTATGCTCTGAGAGAATGTTAAACTCCAAGTTTGGGGGGACATCTGAACATACCCTTTTCGATGCTGTTGTAATTGATGAAGCTGCCCAA GCTCTTGAGCCAGCTACTCTGATTCCTCTTCAGCTTTTAAAGTCAAGTGGAACCAAATGCATTATG GTTGGTGACCCAAAGCAGCTTCCTGCAACTGTCCTCTCAAATGTTGCCAGTAAATTTCTTTATGAGTGTAGCATGTTTGAACGCTTACAAAAGGCTGGGCATCCTGTTATTATGCTTACTGAACAG TATAGGATGCATCCAGAGATTTGCAAGTTCCCATCATTGCATTTCTATGACAACAAATTACTGAATGGTAGCCAAATGTCTAACAAATCAGCAGCATTTCATCAAATCAATGGTCTTGGGCCATATGTGTTTTATGATATCATTGATGGCCAGGAGGTTCGTGGGAAAAGTTCTGGTGTAATGTCACTTTGTAATGAGCATGAAGCTGATGCTGCGGTTGAAGTACTAAAGCTTTTCAAGAAAAG GTACCCTGCTGAATTTGTTGGTGGAAGAATTGGTGTGATTACTCCATACAAGTCTCAACTTTCCCTTCTGCGATCCCGGTTTCTTAATGCTTTTGGATCTTTGAGTGCAGCAGATATTGAATTTAACACTGTGGATGGTTTTCAAGGTAGGGAGGTGGATATATTGTTACTTTCTACTGTAAGAGCAGCTCATTCAGGTGTTACTGCTTCCAAAGTAAACTCAAACTCTATTGGATTTGTTGCTGATGTGAGACGGATGAATGTTGCCTTGACAAGGGCCAAGTTATCACTTTGGATTTTGGGTAATGCTAGAACTCTACAGACTAACCAGAACTGGGCTGCTCTTTTGAAGGATGCTGAAGAAAGAAACTTGATAATGAGGGCTAAGATGCCATATCATTCAATGTTCAAAACAGATAAAAGTAATTGCtttgttgaaaattttgataatcATGCAAGACCGTTGAAGCATGAGAAGAAGGTTAAAGATAGGGACCAGACTGTAAACAAAATTTTGGTTCATGGAAAGGATACTGTTGAGAGGAAAAAGAAATGTGTTGCCTCTGAAGTCTGGGACAGGAATAAGGGTAATGGAGATGAGAATTCTTCTTCAGGTTTGGGAAAGTATGCTCCATGTAAGGGAAGGAAATCTGAAGATGAGCATTTCTCCATTGCAAGACATGAAAACAGAAGCTCCTGCAGTGACATGCTTGCAATGTCAGGTCCTCAGATTTGTGATGGGGGAAGAGAAGGCAAAGACAAATCGAAGGTTAGCATGGGAAATAAAACATTGGGTAAAAGACaattaaaatttcaacaatCAAGGAACAATTTAGACTGTCCAGTGGAAGAGGCAGGTGGTGGGCAAAAGGTATCAAAAAGACCAACTTTGCATTCTGGAGGGAATAAGAGTAGTTCTACTGAAATTTCTGTTTCCTCAATGAAAAGCAGTGACAAAGAGAAAGATCCAGTTGATCAAGGTACTgcttctaataaaaataaagttgatgAAGTTTCAAAAAGGAAACAGCAGCGTGAAGCTGTAGATGCTATTCTTTACTCATCTTTAATATCTACAAAGAAGGAAGACACAGGCACAAAAGTTTCTGCAAAAAGGCCCTTTTCCTCATCTGTTGCTAGTAGGAGTATCAAGCTGTCTAAGACAAAAAGTG CAAGATCAAATCAATGA